One window of Saprospiraceae bacterium genomic DNA carries:
- a CDS encoding cyclase family protein, whose translation MKIQFSREHKVYTCDLNQGIDLSISYKEGNQQVNCFYANLFSSQAVKQGDFIGSVKEGGPVNFYNTFINIHGGGTHTEGVGHISKERHSVNQIVKQFFGIAYLVSIYPTKMENGDRIIQAESLERFLEDIDIPEFLIIRTLPNDISKTKQHYSGTNPPYLSKEAMDFIVSKKVKHLLIDLPSVDREQDGGKLAAHHCFWEGNRALDCSITELIYIPDHLEDNYYLINLQLASMEQDAVPSRPLLFRLEELV comes from the coding sequence ATGAAAATTCAATTTAGCCGGGAACACAAAGTCTATACGTGTGATTTAAACCAAGGCATTGATTTGTCTATATCTTATAAAGAAGGAAACCAACAAGTGAATTGCTTTTATGCCAATTTATTTAGTAGCCAAGCGGTGAAACAAGGCGATTTTATAGGTTCTGTAAAAGAAGGAGGTCCGGTAAACTTTTATAACACGTTTATAAATATACACGGTGGAGGGACTCACACAGAAGGGGTCGGTCATATTTCAAAGGAACGACATTCTGTTAATCAAATCGTGAAACAGTTTTTTGGAATAGCCTATTTAGTTTCCATTTATCCAACTAAAATGGAGAACGGAGATCGAATCATCCAAGCAGAAAGTCTTGAACGATTCTTAGAGGATATTGACATCCCGGAATTTTTAATTATCCGAACGCTTCCTAATGATATTTCAAAAACGAAGCAGCATTATTCTGGAACCAATCCACCCTATTTATCCAAAGAAGCCATGGATTTTATCGTATCAAAAAAAGTTAAACATTTATTGATTGATCTTCCCTCTGTAGACCGGGAACAAGATGGTGGAAAATTGGCGGCCCATCATTGCTTTTGGGAAGGGAATCGAGCCCTGGATTGCAGTATCACAGAATTGATTTATATACCGGATCACCTGGAGGATAACTATTATTTAATTAATTTGCAGCTTGCTTCAATGGAACAAGACGCAGTGCCTTCAAGGCCATTATTGTTTCGATTGGAAGAACTCGTATGA
- a CDS encoding NAD kinase — translation MKVLLFGQKIKADDISNIQSLLHHLAGARAEVYIKDSFLELCEEMGIKPSNLPTWNDYQDVLRLKPDCMITLGGDGTILNALTFIRESRVPILGINLGRLGFLASIEKRLIADAVHNLMNGMYELDERTLIQLECNVPLFGETPFALNDFSILKRDNSSMITIHTYVNGDFLNSYWADGLIIATPTGSTGYSLSCGGPILFPQAQNLIITPVAPHNLNVRPVVLPDDAILSFEVEGRTDNFLCTLDSRYEVITADYQLGIRKCDFSIRLIQLQPSSFLKTMHDKLNWGLDQRN, via the coding sequence ATGAAAGTTTTATTGTTTGGTCAGAAAATCAAAGCAGACGATATATCAAATATCCAGTCTTTACTTCACCATTTGGCGGGAGCCAGAGCAGAAGTTTATATAAAGGATAGTTTTCTTGAGCTATGCGAAGAAATGGGGATAAAACCGTCTAATCTTCCTACTTGGAATGATTACCAGGATGTGCTGCGGTTGAAGCCTGATTGCATGATTACTTTGGGGGGAGATGGTACCATCTTGAATGCCTTGACATTTATTAGAGAAAGCCGAGTACCCATTTTAGGAATAAATTTGGGGAGATTGGGCTTTTTGGCCAGTATTGAAAAACGATTGATCGCAGATGCCGTACATAATTTGATGAACGGAATGTATGAATTGGATGAAAGAACCCTGATTCAATTGGAATGCAATGTGCCACTTTTCGGAGAAACCCCTTTTGCACTTAATGATTTTTCAATTTTAAAGAGAGATAACTCCTCCATGATTACGATTCACACCTATGTCAATGGCGATTTTTTAAATTCTTACTGGGCGGATGGATTAATCATAGCGACGCCAACAGGATCTACCGGGTATTCTTTATCCTGTGGAGGTCCAATTTTGTTTCCACAAGCCCAAAATCTTATAATAACGCCAGTTGCACCCCATAATTTGAATGTACGGCCTGTGGTGTTGCCGGATGATGCAATTCTTAGTTTTGAAGTGGAAGGGCGAACGGATAATTTTCTGTGTACGCTAGACTCAAGATATGAAGTTATAACGGCGGATTATCAATTAGGAATTAGAAAATGTGACTTTTCCATTCGTTTAATCCAATTGCAACCATCAAGTTTTTTGAAAACAATGCACGATAAATTAAACTGGGGTTTAGATCAACGCAATTAA
- a CDS encoding CBS domain-containing protein, translating into MIALNFIDKNLTAFSVKDSAGTARNYLQQAGLTEAIVLDKQHFEGMISKDDLFECDESTRLNEIPCQIHDSVGPQSHFFEIWTRIVENHLSCIAVVNDHDEFIGIISKQSLIQFYGQCFAMSEPGCIIVLSQRRMDYSLSKIARIIEEQDCNVLGTFVSDASDAGSLFITLKLNCQDAQGIVNSLQRYGIEVVELFSEERFNDPLQDRFNMLMSYLNL; encoded by the coding sequence ATGATAGCACTCAATTTTATAGACAAGAATTTAACTGCGTTTTCGGTTAAAGATTCGGCTGGAACTGCAAGAAATTATCTCCAACAGGCGGGTTTGACTGAAGCAATTGTTTTGGATAAGCAACATTTTGAAGGAATGATTTCGAAAGATGATTTATTTGAATGCGATGAATCAACACGTTTAAATGAAATCCCATGCCAAATTCACGATTCGGTCGGACCCCAGAGTCATTTTTTTGAGATTTGGACCCGGATCGTTGAAAACCACCTCAGTTGTATTGCAGTTGTTAATGATCACGATGAATTTATTGGTATCATTTCCAAGCAAAGTCTCATTCAATTTTATGGCCAGTGTTTTGCAATGTCTGAACCAGGCTGCATAATCGTGTTAAGTCAACGGAGAATGGATTATTCCTTAAGTAAAATTGCGCGAATTATAGAAGAACAAGATTGTAATGTATTAGGAACGTTTGTAAGTGATGCATCTGATGCTGGTAGTTTATTTATAACGCTAAAATTAAATTGTCAGGATGCTCAAGGCATTGTTAATTCGCTTCAGCGTTATGGGATTGAAGTAGTTGAACTATTTTCGGAAGAGCGATTTAATGATCCTTTGCAGGATCGATTTAATATGTTGATGAGTTATTTAAATCTGTAA
- a CDS encoding TM2 domain-containing protein → MKKKFVAILLAVIAGGFGAHKFYLRQPELGISYIALFIWLGRIAGIPLTAFLGWYDAYKLLTMDNAEFDRRYNSYFFRDRFGRRLEKSKERTINRGGRYIMIDDDSPKSSRNYPTVVNFKKRKEAENLKQSGIKKFKDFDTKGAIADFKLALETSPEDFAIHFNIACAYSLEEQAKEAFTHLDLAVANGFKEYEKY, encoded by the coding sequence ATGAAGAAAAAATTTGTAGCCATACTTTTGGCAGTCATTGCAGGCGGATTTGGAGCTCATAAATTTTATCTTCGGCAACCAGAATTGGGTATATCCTATATAGCACTTTTTATATGGTTGGGTCGTATTGCAGGAATTCCATTGACTGCATTTTTAGGATGGTACGATGCATACAAACTTTTAACCATGGACAATGCTGAATTTGATAGACGGTACAACAGTTATTTTTTCAGAGACCGATTTGGAAGAAGACTTGAAAAATCAAAAGAACGAACGATTAATCGTGGAGGACGCTACATCATGATAGATGATGATTCACCTAAAAGCAGCCGGAATTATCCAACTGTTGTGAATTTTAAAAAACGCAAAGAAGCTGAAAACCTCAAGCAATCCGGAATAAAAAAATTCAAAGATTTTGACACGAAAGGGGCCATTGCAGATTTTAAATTGGCATTGGAAACTAGCCCCGAAGATTTTGCCATTCACTTTAATATTGCATGTGCATATTCATTAGAAGAACAAGCAAAGGAGGCTTTTACACATCTGGATTTGGCAGTTGCAAATGGTTTTAAGGAATATGAAAAATATTAA
- a CDS encoding SpoIIE family protein phosphatase: protein MSREEAILTKMENELSLKQLQITSLLNITQAINENLPQEELFNMYKSFLTWELSIERLALFIREDDNWQLVVTHDLDPELDLASLPQLFIKYNRLHTIKKADNAKLQGFEFIIPVYHKTEPIAYSLISGVKRGDQIFNNIQFITSITNIVAVAIENKRLVRKQIVQEKEWELAKEVTQMLIPEEMPCGANFSLANVYRPHYKVGGDYIDYLWFSEHKICFCIADVSGKGIAAAMIMANFQALLQNLGQQYKDLETLVMVLNQAVMRITKGEKYLTFFIAVADLKNKKLYYVNAGHIPPVLFQDEKFIDLKATTTIIGHFDQLPEIHEGIIDLKENTILVAFTDGLIDLKNSLGINFTEDMLRSYILEHRNAPAKEMCNSIMDYITDFKGKEEIPDDIALVTFKFSET, encoded by the coding sequence ATGAGCCGGGAAGAAGCAATTTTAACGAAAATGGAAAATGAGCTGAGTTTAAAACAACTTCAGATTACCTCATTATTAAATATTACCCAGGCAATTAACGAAAATCTACCCCAGGAGGAACTTTTCAATATGTATAAAAGTTTTTTGACCTGGGAACTCAGCATTGAGCGTTTAGCACTTTTTATCAGAGAAGACGATAACTGGCAACTCGTAGTTACACACGATTTAGATCCTGAATTAGACTTAGCCAGTTTACCCCAATTGTTTATTAAATACAATCGATTGCACACGATTAAAAAAGCGGATAATGCCAAACTACAAGGTTTTGAATTTATTATTCCAGTCTATCATAAAACGGAACCCATTGCATATTCGTTAATTAGTGGTGTAAAAAGAGGTGATCAGATTTTTAATAATATTCAATTTATTACATCCATTACAAATATTGTTGCAGTAGCTATTGAGAACAAGCGCTTGGTTAGAAAGCAGATCGTACAAGAAAAAGAATGGGAGCTGGCAAAAGAGGTAACCCAAATGTTGATTCCAGAAGAAATGCCATGTGGAGCAAACTTTTCTTTGGCCAATGTCTACAGGCCCCATTACAAAGTAGGAGGTGACTATATTGATTACTTATGGTTTTCCGAACATAAAATATGTTTTTGCATTGCAGATGTATCTGGAAAAGGAATTGCAGCGGCAATGATTATGGCAAATTTTCAAGCCTTGTTGCAAAATCTTGGTCAACAATACAAAGATCTTGAAACCCTGGTTATGGTTTTAAACCAAGCGGTTATGAGAATTACAAAAGGAGAGAAATATCTAACTTTTTTTATTGCGGTGGCAGATTTAAAAAACAAGAAATTGTATTATGTAAATGCCGGCCACATACCACCCGTTTTATTTCAAGATGAAAAGTTTATTGACCTCAAGGCAACGACAACGATTATCGGTCATTTTGATCAATTACCTGAAATTCATGAAGGAATTATAGATTTAAAAGAAAATACGATATTGGTCGCATTTACCGATGGATTAATCGATTTAAAAAACAGCTTAGGGATAAATTTTACTGAAGACATGCTGCGCAGTTATATCTTAGAACATCGAAATGCACCCGCCAAGGAAATGTGTAATTCCATTATGGACTATATAACAGATTTTAAAGGAAAAGAGGAAATTCCTGATGATATTGCACTGGTTACGTTTAAATTTTCAGAAACATGA
- a CDS encoding ABC transporter permease — MNKQLITQSDQGFVDRFLSGNRSVYKNQVVAFKQNKQTICSCFWFGTDKFGRDVLSRIVVGLRYTLIIGFASVVLSLIIGLVLGGLAGFFGGRTDAFISILINVFWSLPTILLAFAIILSFGRSFSSIFIAIALTMWGDVARLVRAQVLYYKEMLFVQASKAMGFSEFRILFKHIIPNLMGPVWVSAAGNFALAVLLESGLSFLGFGLQPPIPSLGNILQEQYSYAISGKPLLALIPSIVVVLLILSFQVITAHLRDLTDVRMQEIR, encoded by the coding sequence TTGAATAAGCAATTGATTACCCAATCCGACCAAGGTTTCGTTGATAGATTTTTAAGCGGAAACAGGTCTGTTTATAAAAACCAGGTCGTTGCATTCAAGCAAAACAAGCAAACGATCTGCTCCTGCTTTTGGTTTGGTACCGACAAGTTTGGCAGAGATGTCCTAAGCCGAATTGTTGTTGGTCTGCGGTATACACTGATTATAGGGTTTGCTTCTGTGGTTTTGTCCTTAATCATTGGATTGGTATTGGGTGGATTGGCAGGATTTTTTGGTGGAAGGACGGATGCATTTATTTCAATTCTAATAAATGTCTTTTGGTCATTACCCACTATTTTATTGGCATTTGCTATCATTTTAAGCTTTGGAAGATCCTTTAGTTCAATTTTTATAGCTATAGCACTTACCATGTGGGGAGATGTAGCCCGATTGGTTCGGGCCCAGGTGCTGTATTATAAGGAGATGTTATTTGTTCAAGCTTCTAAAGCGATGGGATTTTCTGAATTTCGGATCTTATTTAAGCACATTATACCCAATTTAATGGGACCGGTATGGGTCAGTGCTGCTGGAAACTTTGCTTTAGCAGTTTTACTGGAATCGGGTCTTTCCTTTTTAGGTTTTGGGCTTCAACCTCCGATTCCCAGCCTTGGAAATATACTTCAGGAACAATATTCGTATGCAATATCAGGAAAACCCTTATTGGCATTGATTCCTTCGATTGTTGTAGTTTTGCTGATTCTGTCTTTTCAGGTGATAACCGCTCATCTGCGGGATTTAACCGATGTCAGAATGCAAGAAATCAGATGA
- a CDS encoding D-tyrosyl-tRNA(Tyr) deacylase, with translation MRVLIQRVLSASLWIEGTKYSEIQKGLLVFLGIGQNEQQIDVDWLVNKICQLRIFSDEKDQMNLSVHDINGAILLVSQFTLFASTKKGNRPGFTAAALPSEANKWYLAFIKALEQASHKEIKTGVFGADMKIELINDGPVTIFIDSKQRE, from the coding sequence ATGAGAGTTTTAATTCAACGGGTTCTTTCGGCTTCTTTATGGATAGAAGGCACTAAATATTCAGAGATTCAAAAAGGACTTCTGGTTTTTTTAGGGATCGGACAAAATGAACAACAAATAGATGTGGATTGGCTGGTTAATAAAATTTGCCAGTTGCGAATTTTTTCAGACGAAAAAGATCAGATGAATTTGTCAGTACATGATATTAATGGAGCTATTTTGTTAGTAAGTCAATTTACGTTATTTGCGAGTACTAAAAAAGGGAACAGACCCGGATTTACTGCGGCAGCACTCCCATCAGAAGCAAATAAATGGTATTTAGCTTTTATAAAAGCACTCGAACAAGCAAGCCATAAAGAAATTAAAACAGGGGTATTTGGTGCTGATATGAAAATTGAATTGATCAATGATGGTCCAGTAACTATTTTTATAGATTCTAAACAACGGGAATAA
- a CDS encoding COX15/CtaA family protein — protein sequence MENLIEEKPLGNTQFCAVEVPKNNKFILQWLWAGLVLVLIQIILGGITRLTGSGLSITRWDIITGIWYPLNEEQWTHYFDLYKQTPQYTKVNAWMDLERFKFIFFWEYFHRLWARLMGLVFIVPLSYFLFKRLLSKQLKVKVLVIFILAIVVASLGWIMVASGLVNYPWVNAYKLSFHLSVAVLLLVYIYTSILFAEGNQIKWNEFKTVINLPVIFSLLIFLQIYLGGVMAGMKAALVSPEWPLLLGQWLPKEIFQFSNYSNFLFSEYEISHTAPVIIQFFHRVIAYLIFILFLLIIYKYHSKFRSTLYLILFLVVAQILLGIFTLINSHGSVPLWLGSLHQLTGIVLLLASINFLSIVSNATSSAK from the coding sequence GTGGAAAATTTAATTGAAGAAAAACCGCTTGGAAATACTCAATTTTGTGCGGTGGAAGTGCCTAAAAACAATAAATTTATTTTACAATGGCTTTGGGCTGGCCTAGTGCTTGTGTTAATCCAAATTATTTTAGGCGGTATTACCAGGCTGACAGGTAGCGGCTTAAGTATCACCCGTTGGGATATCATAACCGGAATTTGGTATCCACTGAACGAAGAACAATGGACTCACTATTTCGATTTATATAAGCAAACGCCTCAATATACCAAGGTAAATGCCTGGATGGATCTGGAGCGTTTTAAATTTATTTTTTTTTGGGAGTATTTCCACAGGCTTTGGGCGCGTTTAATGGGACTCGTTTTTATTGTACCCCTTAGTTACTTTTTATTTAAGAGATTACTTAGCAAACAACTAAAAGTTAAAGTGCTTGTAATTTTTATACTAGCTATTGTAGTTGCTTCTTTAGGATGGATTATGGTTGCAAGCGGATTGGTGAATTATCCATGGGTAAATGCTTATAAATTGTCATTTCACCTGAGTGTTGCTGTGTTGTTACTGGTGTATATTTATACTTCAATTCTGTTTGCAGAAGGAAATCAAATTAAATGGAATGAATTTAAAACGGTTATTAATTTGCCTGTTATTTTTTCACTCTTGATTTTTTTGCAAATTTATTTGGGTGGAGTTATGGCAGGAATGAAAGCCGCATTGGTTTCTCCTGAATGGCCTTTGTTATTAGGACAATGGCTTCCAAAAGAAATTTTTCAGTTTTCTAATTATTCAAATTTTTTATTTTCTGAGTATGAAATTTCACATACCGCACCTGTTATTATTCAATTTTTTCATAGAGTGATTGCTTATTTAATTTTTATTTTATTTCTGTTAATTATTTATAAGTATCATTCCAAATTTAGAAGTACGTTATACCTCATTTTGTTTTTAGTTGTAGCACAAATTTTATTGGGGATATTTACTTTGATAAACAGTCATGGATCTGTTCCACTTTGGCTGGGTTCATTGCATCAATTAACCGGAATTGTATTATTATTGGCCAGTATTAATTTTTTAAGTATAGTTTCAAACGCTACCAGCTCAGCGAAATAG
- a CDS encoding alpha/beta hydrolase, producing the protein MEFKLIEEDKFKYIETNTSGPNLMLLHGLFGALSNFEGILNHFKDRYNVIIPILPIYELPIFKASLNGLVEHVLDFVKFKQFVKLNLVGNSLGGHIALLYALADAEKINSITLTGSSGLFESGMGSSFPKRGDYEYIKNKTEETFFDPSVATKELVDEVYDIVNDRGKAIRVIATAKSAIRHNLGDKLQNIHAPTLLIWGKNDGVTPPFVAEKFKELIPNASLFFLDSCGHAPMMEKPVEFNRILDEFLTKESAN; encoded by the coding sequence ATGGAATTTAAATTAATAGAAGAGGATAAATTTAAATATATAGAGACAAACACATCAGGGCCTAATCTGATGCTTTTGCATGGTCTTTTTGGTGCTTTAAGTAATTTTGAAGGGATTCTTAATCATTTTAAAGACAGGTATAATGTGATCATACCCATTTTACCGATTTACGAACTTCCTATTTTTAAAGCGTCCTTAAATGGTTTGGTAGAGCATGTTTTGGATTTTGTCAAGTTTAAGCAGTTTGTAAAGCTCAACTTAGTTGGAAATAGTTTAGGAGGTCATATTGCCTTATTATATGCCCTTGCAGATGCCGAAAAGATCAATTCAATTACTTTAACAGGCAGTTCCGGTCTGTTTGAAAGTGGAATGGGAAGCAGTTTCCCTAAACGGGGAGATTACGAGTACATTAAGAATAAGACGGAAGAGACGTTTTTTGATCCAAGTGTAGCAACTAAAGAATTGGTTGATGAAGTATATGATATTGTAAATGATCGCGGAAAAGCAATTCGGGTAATAGCCACTGCAAAATCAGCGATTCGACACAATTTAGGGGATAAACTCCAAAATATTCATGCACCTACTTTATTGATTTGGGGTAAAAACGATGGAGTTACGCCGCCATTTGTAGCCGAAAAGTTTAAAGAGTTGATTCCAAATGCCAGTTTATTTTTTCTTGATTCGTGTGGACATGCTCCAATGATGGAAAAACCGGTTGAATTTAACCGTATTTTAGATGAATTTCTTACCAAAGAAAGTGCTAACTAA
- a CDS encoding sigma-70 family RNA polymerase sigma factor codes for MEIEQIIQGCLKGDRISQKALFDRYSGKMLAVCSRYSRHLMEAEDLLQDGFIKVFTNLEQYKFEGPFEQWIRRIMINNAIKNCHRKSFQNEYSVGDELPETFEDPEAIDSMSERELLGLISELPDGYRMVFNLYAIEGYSHKEISESLKIEESTSRSQLVKARKVLQDKLLKLQKTTI; via the coding sequence GTGGAAATAGAACAGATCATACAAGGTTGCCTAAAGGGAGATCGCATCAGTCAAAAGGCATTGTTTGATCGCTATTCAGGGAAAATGTTGGCGGTCTGTAGTCGCTATTCAAGACATTTGATGGAAGCTGAAGACCTCTTACAGGATGGCTTTATAAAAGTATTTACCAACCTGGAACAATATAAGTTTGAAGGTCCATTCGAGCAATGGATCCGGAGAATCATGATCAACAATGCTATTAAAAATTGTCACCGGAAGAGTTTTCAAAATGAATACTCCGTGGGTGATGAGCTTCCGGAAACGTTTGAAGATCCTGAAGCAATTGATAGTATGAGTGAACGGGAATTACTCGGGCTGATTAGTGAATTACCGGATGGATATCGGATGGTCTTTAATCTTTATGCCATAGAAGGGTATTCTCATAAAGAAATAAGCGAAAGTTTAAAAATTGAGGAGAGCACTTCAAGATCTCAATTGGTTAAAGCAAGGAAAGTATTACAAGATAAATTATTAAAGCTACAAAAAACTACTATATGA
- the gldE gene encoding gliding motility-associated protein GldE has product MEADPYYSTPFAFIISTLLFIPFEELSYLFTLIILLLCSGIFSGTEIAMFSLKNEDMDEIAELKTPASKALIYLKHHTKKLLALILICNTFVNIGIALILERLLAIWLPVSKCTIWAQNVISVFNLQSSNPEELGSIIYFSIAVVGSTTLILFFGEVMPKIYGRLNPISLSLMLALPIRTLDIIFSPITRVMVSMTNRVEKKLLEKKVGLQTTSKEDLDTAIDLAVSQDINSEKQVDILKGIIKFNDVSTKQIMTPRTQVYGLDFNSNYASVLKIVRDCGFSRLPVYNEDFDQITGIIYAKDLIGHLNESDDFEWQSLIRTNTLYVPESRKINDTLNDFREKHVHMGFVVDEYGGTNGIVTLEDIMEEIVGEIKDEFDEQHELNFVKIDPNTYLFDGKTLINDMCRVIGIDIYRFEEARGNSDSIAGLLLEQSGEMPRKDEEIQIENIKFKVTAVNKRRIEQIKVSL; this is encoded by the coding sequence GTGGAAGCTGACCCTTACTATTCGACCCCTTTTGCTTTTATAATAAGCACGTTACTTTTCATACCATTTGAAGAGTTGAGCTATCTATTTACACTAATTATCTTATTGCTTTGCTCAGGAATCTTTTCTGGAACTGAGATTGCTATGTTTTCATTGAAAAATGAAGATATGGATGAAATTGCCGAATTAAAAACACCTGCATCCAAAGCATTAATCTATCTAAAGCATCATACCAAAAAACTATTGGCCCTCATTTTAATCTGCAACACCTTTGTAAATATTGGGATCGCTTTAATTTTAGAACGTTTACTAGCAATTTGGTTGCCGGTTTCAAAATGTACCATCTGGGCGCAAAATGTAATTAGTGTTTTTAATTTACAATCTTCTAATCCAGAAGAACTTGGCAGCATAATTTATTTTAGCATTGCCGTTGTCGGTTCAACGACCTTGATCTTGTTTTTCGGTGAAGTTATGCCTAAAATATATGGACGACTTAATCCAATAAGTCTTTCTTTAATGTTAGCACTGCCCATTCGAACATTAGATATAATTTTTTCGCCTATTACGCGGGTGATGGTAAGTATGACCAATCGTGTTGAAAAAAAATTATTGGAAAAAAAAGTTGGTTTGCAAACAACCAGCAAAGAAGATTTGGATACAGCAATTGATTTGGCAGTAAGTCAGGATATAAATTCTGAAAAGCAGGTTGATATTTTAAAAGGGATTATTAAGTTTAATGATGTCTCTACAAAACAAATTATGACACCCCGTACTCAGGTGTATGGATTGGACTTTAATTCAAACTATGCTTCCGTTTTAAAAATAGTTCGCGATTGTGGATTTTCAAGACTCCCGGTTTACAATGAAGATTTTGATCAAATTACTGGAATTATATATGCTAAAGATCTTATCGGCCATCTAAATGAATCCGATGATTTTGAATGGCAAAGCTTGATCCGTACCAATACTTTGTATGTACCAGAATCCCGAAAAATTAATGACACTTTAAACGACTTTCGAGAAAAACACGTTCACATGGGTTTTGTGGTTGACGAATACGGAGGTACAAACGGTATTGTCACCTTAGAAGACATTATGGAAGAAATCGTAGGAGAAATTAAAGATGAATTTGATGAACAACACGAACTCAATTTTGTAAAAATAGATCCTAACACCTATTTGTTTGATGGGAAAACCTTGATCAATGACATGTGTCGCGTTATTGGCATCGATATATATCGATTTGAAGAAGCTCGAGGTAATTCAGATTCCATTGCAGGATTATTATTAGAGCAATCGGGAGAAATGCCACGAAAAGATGAAGAAATCCAAATAGAAAATATTAAATTTAAAGTAACTGCTGTAAATAAAAGACGCATCGAACAAATTAAAGTAAGTTTATAA
- the ssb gene encoding single-stranded DNA-binding protein, giving the protein MLNKVTLIGNLGKDPEIRALENGVNRANFTLATNENYKDRNGNWQKSTEWHEIIMWRSMAERAKILKKGMLVYVEGKLTHRKWVDKEGRDHYTTEITADVLKILEKRDHSASTHSNPNTSTEEKKYDSTTTNHLDSEEDDLPF; this is encoded by the coding sequence ATGTTAAACAAAGTTACTTTAATTGGAAATTTAGGAAAAGACCCTGAAATACGCGCCTTAGAAAACGGGGTCAACCGTGCAAATTTTACATTGGCTACAAATGAAAATTATAAAGACCGCAATGGAAACTGGCAAAAAAGCACAGAATGGCATGAAATAATCATGTGGCGCTCTATGGCAGAGCGGGCTAAAATTTTGAAAAAAGGAATGCTCGTATATGTAGAAGGAAAATTAACCCATAGAAAATGGGTAGATAAAGAAGGCAGAGATCATTACACAACTGAGATTACTGCTGATGTTTTAAAAATTCTTGAAAAAAGAGATCATTCCGCATCAACGCACTCCAACCCTAACACAAGCACCGAAGAAAAAAAATATGACTCCACAACAACCAACCATCTCGACAGTGAAGAAGATGATTTACCTTTTTAA